The Flammeovirga agarivorans genome has a window encoding:
- a CDS encoding GNAT family N-acetyltransferase yields MKLESKRLEICPINLRHKEEIFEYRKDKEANKYQSWIPENLESVEAFINKVHPKVDVPDTWFQVVIIEKKLGKVIGDIGIHFLEEESQQVDIGYTLHQSFQGKGYATEAVGRVIDYLFIDLNKHRITASLDPENIKSIQLLERIGFRKEAYFKESLWIDGKWVDDIIYGMLKKEWKNR; encoded by the coding sequence ATGAAATTAGAAAGTAAAAGGCTAGAAATTTGTCCTATCAATTTAAGACATAAAGAAGAGATTTTCGAATACAGAAAGGACAAAGAAGCGAATAAATACCAAAGTTGGATTCCTGAAAATTTAGAAAGTGTAGAAGCTTTTATCAATAAGGTACATCCGAAAGTTGATGTTCCAGATACTTGGTTTCAAGTCGTTATCATAGAGAAAAAATTAGGGAAAGTGATCGGGGATATAGGTATACATTTTCTGGAAGAAGAGAGCCAGCAAGTTGACATTGGATATACACTACATCAGTCTTTTCAAGGTAAAGGGTATGCCACAGAAGCTGTGGGAAGGGTGATCGACTACTTATTTATAGATTTAAATAAGCATAGAATTACCGCGTCTTTAGATCCAGAAAATATAAAATCAATACAATTACTTGAAAGAATTGGTTTTAGAAAAGAAGCTTATTTTAAGGAAAGTCTGTGGATCGATGGAAAATGGGTCGATGATATTATTTATGGAATGCTTAAAAAAGAATGGAAGAATAGGTAA
- a CDS encoding GNAT family N-acetyltransferase, whose protein sequence is MITTKRTNSSDKDFIALIMLLDADLAEKNGDDNDFFAQYNKVDKIDHVVLAYDKDEVVGCGAIKPYDKERMEVKRMFVKETYRGKGVASKVLNDLEDWAQSLSYTKCVLETGDKMLAAIGLYKKSNFMVIPNYGQYKEVASSICFEKTL, encoded by the coding sequence ATGATTACTACAAAGCGAACAAACTCATCTGATAAAGATTTTATTGCATTGATTATGCTATTGGATGCAGACTTGGCTGAAAAAAACGGAGATGATAACGATTTTTTTGCTCAATACAATAAGGTAGATAAGATAGACCATGTTGTTTTGGCATACGACAAAGATGAAGTGGTAGGGTGTGGAGCCATAAAACCTTATGACAAGGAACGCATGGAGGTGAAAAGAATGTTTGTAAAAGAAACGTACAGAGGTAAAGGAGTAGCTTCTAAAGTACTCAATGATTTAGAAGATTGGGCACAAAGCTTATCGTATACAAAGTGTGTTCTTGAAACAGGGGACAAAATGTTAGCCGCTATTGGATTATACAAAAAAAGCAACTTTATGGTGATCCCAAATTATGGACAGTACAAAGAAGTTGCTTCTAGTATTTGCTTCGAAAAAACCTTATAA
- a CDS encoding sulfatase family protein encodes MKLNLKLIIGAVLSFLTVTNVQAGKDPRPNILLITVDDMNWNSVGVYGQELDNITPNIDKLAAEGKRFQYAYVQSPNCSPSRGVIQTGKYPHSSGMRGFYYVDYKDMTLQSVLSDHGYFTAVLNKATDTSLSPKMENAWDFKGKFKKDGKRNPLNYSSTFEEILKASDNSGKPFYCVVNIADPHKLFYNDPGTKKEGYVDPTPSKLYKNSEVTIPDFLPNHPKIKQEVTNYYNSVKRADDCMGAVMSVLEEKGKKENTIVIFLSDHGMALPFAKSSCYENGVRTPFIVSWPGNIKANSVVKDQLVSAVDVMPTLLEILGIDEPDYLQGRSFKTILDGKKDKGRSEYVFTEFNENAGGIARPIRGVLSSKYNYVFNPWSTGEIEFVSAAMYHTSYKVMANILSKNDPAVKERVNYLKYRRVEEFYDLEKDPDALHNLIDDPQYQEEINKMRNALEGWMKETGDYTLFAFQNRNNNDALKSFMKEEEAQAKQRATTLKWKRYKNSEGPTKKRTKLYTISSK; translated from the coding sequence ATGAAATTGAATTTAAAACTTATCATCGGGGCAGTTCTTTCTTTTTTAACAGTCACAAATGTGCAAGCAGGAAAGGATCCAAGGCCCAATATATTATTAATTACTGTTGATGACATGAACTGGAATTCAGTCGGTGTCTATGGACAGGAATTGGACAATATCACTCCCAATATTGATAAGTTAGCAGCAGAAGGAAAACGTTTTCAGTATGCTTATGTGCAGTCTCCTAACTGTTCACCATCAAGAGGTGTGATTCAAACAGGTAAGTATCCTCATTCTAGTGGGATGAGAGGATTTTACTATGTTGATTATAAAGACATGACTTTGCAGAGTGTTTTATCAGATCATGGATATTTTACAGCCGTTTTAAACAAAGCAACAGATACAAGTTTATCACCAAAAATGGAAAATGCTTGGGATTTTAAAGGGAAGTTTAAAAAGGACGGTAAAAGAAACCCATTGAACTATAGCTCTACTTTTGAGGAAATTTTAAAGGCAAGTGATAACAGTGGAAAACCTTTTTACTGTGTGGTAAATATTGCCGATCCTCATAAATTATTCTACAACGATCCCGGTACAAAAAAAGAGGGTTATGTTGATCCAACACCTTCAAAATTATATAAAAATAGTGAGGTGACCATCCCTGATTTTTTACCAAATCATCCGAAAATTAAACAGGAGGTAACGAACTACTACAACTCTGTAAAAAGAGCAGACGATTGTATGGGTGCAGTGATGTCTGTTTTAGAAGAAAAAGGTAAAAAAGAGAATACAATTGTTATTTTCTTATCAGACCATGGTATGGCTTTGCCATTTGCTAAATCTTCTTGCTATGAGAATGGCGTAAGGACTCCATTTATTGTCTCTTGGCCAGGGAACATTAAAGCAAATTCAGTGGTGAAAGATCAATTAGTATCTGCTGTAGATGTGATGCCAACACTATTAGAGATTTTAGGTATCGATGAGCCAGACTATTTACAAGGAAGATCTTTTAAAACGATCTTGGATGGTAAAAAAGATAAAGGAAGAAGTGAATATGTCTTTACTGAGTTCAATGAGAATGCAGGAGGAATTGCAAGACCAATTAGAGGTGTACTTTCGAGCAAATACAATTATGTGTTTAACCCTTGGTCTACAGGTGAAATTGAGTTCGTTAGTGCAGCAATGTACCATACTTCTTACAAAGTAATGGCCAACATTCTTTCTAAAAATGATCCGGCTGTAAAAGAACGAGTGAACTACTTAAAATATAGAAGAGTGGAAGAGTTCTATGATCTAGAAAAAGATCCAGATGCTCTACACAACTTAATTGATGATCCTCAATATCAAGAGGAAATCAATAAAATGAGGAATGCGTTAGAAGGTTGGATGAAAGAGACAGGTGACTATACCTTGTTTGCCTTCCAGAATAGAAATAACAACGATGCTTTGAAGTCCTTCATGAAAGAAGAAGAAGCTCAGGCAAAACAAAGAGCGACTACTTTAAAATGGAAACGTTATAAAAATAGCGAAGGGCCTACAAAGAAGAGAACGAAACTCTATACTATTTCATCAAAATAA
- a CDS encoding alpha/beta hydrolase → MNKLLFIFAIFIAHLSIAQEEICSDQATGHTIQSKYLNEERDYWVSLPLYYNDSLSYPVIYVFDAEWRFNLIKNMVFDLGANEKIQKSIVVGIPHIDWEFKRGQDLTFSQSRIEYDGEAVDSTWYNNKNSGHGMKFYHYLTKELMVDVDKHYATNGFETLIGHSYGGYFGGYILSMDQPFEVIHIYDPSIWFSNGEVIQEFKNNPTKKKVSIHLTYQPEPKFHKEKIEAFIKELKGNKNIKLTTKFYPDDTHNSLFIDSFYQGILETNR, encoded by the coding sequence ATGAACAAATTACTCTTCATCTTTGCTATTTTTATCGCACACCTATCTATTGCTCAAGAAGAAATCTGTAGTGATCAAGCTACGGGACACACCATTCAGTCCAAATACCTTAATGAGGAGAGAGATTATTGGGTTAGTTTACCGCTTTATTACAATGACTCCCTATCGTATCCTGTTATTTATGTTTTTGATGCGGAATGGCGTTTCAATCTCATCAAGAATATGGTTTTTGATTTAGGAGCTAACGAGAAAATTCAAAAATCTATTGTTGTGGGAATTCCGCATATTGATTGGGAATTTAAGAGAGGGCAAGACCTTACATTCAGTCAAAGTAGAATAGAATACGACGGGGAAGCTGTTGATTCTACATGGTACAACAACAAAAATTCTGGACATGGAATGAAGTTCTACCATTACCTCACTAAAGAATTAATGGTTGATGTAGACAAACACTATGCGACCAATGGGTTTGAAACATTAATTGGACATTCTTATGGCGGCTATTTTGGAGGGTATATCCTTTCTATGGATCAACCTTTTGAAGTCATTCATATTTATGACCCCTCGATCTGGTTTAGTAACGGAGAAGTGATTCAAGAATTTAAGAATAACCCAACCAAAAAGAAGGTAAGCATTCATCTTACTTATCAACCTGAACCGAAATTTCACAAAGAAAAAATTGAGGCGTTTATCAAAGAATTAAAAGGGAACAAAAATATTAAATTGACCACTAAATTCTATCCTGATGATACGCACAACTCGTTATTTATCGATAGTTTTTATCAAGGTATTTTAGAAACAAATAGATAA
- a CDS encoding GNAT family N-acetyltransferase — MEELIYQITPLDNTTLPPYALLETADPSRELIDQYLEKGESYVAISNGSIIGVVVFIPLEAHNIEIKNIAVADQFQGKGVGKALLRCIEEVCKKKGFHKMVIGTGNSSIGQLALYQQLGFEIERIEKNFFLDNYSAPIFENKIQCKHMLILEKNLNI, encoded by the coding sequence ATGGAAGAGCTTATTTATCAAATCACACCATTAGACAATACCACTCTACCGCCTTATGCTCTTTTGGAGACTGCAGACCCATCGAGGGAATTAATTGATCAGTACTTAGAAAAAGGGGAAAGCTATGTTGCGATTTCCAATGGGTCCATTATTGGCGTTGTGGTTTTCATACCATTAGAAGCTCATAATATAGAGATAAAAAATATTGCTGTAGCCGATCAATTCCAAGGTAAAGGGGTAGGTAAAGCATTACTACGATGTATTGAAGAGGTATGTAAAAAGAAAGGTTTCCATAAAATGGTTATTGGAACAGGTAACTCAAGTATTGGTCAGCTTGCTCTGTATCAACAACTTGGATTTGAAATTGAACGCATCGAAAAAAACTTCTTCCTTGATAATTATTCAGCCCCTATATTTGAGAACAAGATTCAGTGTAAACATATGCTGATCTTAGAGAAAAATCTAAACATATAA
- a CDS encoding T9SS type A sorting domain-containing protein: MKYLLLLFLLLQFKLSGFSQVESKQSGLWTDPTTWEGGIVPTQTDNVVISSTHHVILDTMNTNSYTVVQLCNDLTVEDNAQLSIGHNDATITKRIRIFGHLLIDGVLYKGEDFDENPFIYNTKIELAVQQQPTSFSGKGAFNCLSLKLYAEGGERTLNIDHHYMNIDDAFFIKSVDKLFVNIAEDAYLNVKGTLGVNGQSYTYIDDNTSAELTNEGVIMTNNLVLATKNVDPAQYSKLIVKGKGFLTTSKVNNEDGSIKNTAASFRLVLKDGGTLRLLEVATNPRDIIDDNLWITVMTGGEIRSHYKVTASTDDNIINTVEEHRPSNGYVVDDSFKEVYGATFTGGLYHFTDEPYLIEGKEKYKEMGSTTIKTKVSAEPGKMQDSYPFHMTWDGSTDMVDVVKDPYYQQLLSDPYYTEHVLWVTPKKQKVKNVVFYKYGAYKYDQYFKEHEEEYYELAKYLLETYSTSGKKFLFQNWEGDWMLRGQSKSWENDPSLIPENVDEQIEGMIRLFQARQRGVDRARAEVLETNAEIMHGIEINKLWTKVDEERVTMMDLDVPCLTHDILPHVRTDFNSWSSYDGVWPEVIDQFPVGMWKGVEVLEYYTNESGRMGDQSPIQLGEFGINENMIHNDIKTIDKIEEMYDKLVACAVAQKWNNIFVWSFYSTDVKSYNFVKGQEYSAEMFYQYSDGKWVINPDGDFGIGGKYFQEVLKPEVITATTSGNWSATSTWDKRVPTSEDHVVIPQNIEVVLDEINTNSNTELTIAQRLNVKGTLQLGHDETHTKNVRVNGDIFVDGTIEKGAFTKNARLYQKLPLLHNSGKGTGNIDVLTYKYFGADYDTAYLKIDQQSIQTEEHFFIKSDNKVVADILENTNVSVGKHFALTGSAINWLDPDAQAEVNIYGDITALNVNLLTLNTDTSKPSILRLKSGGQLSVDQVNQQSQTTLNGAATFTFEIENGGMFNTSSATLHPSTIVGYDPNFIFTESSNARLIDDISLDIAQPRVFLPERSNMLHIENITDSSMDIFLYDMNGQLVFSKEGIDNSQKIPLQMNKGIYLIRYTHDDQEKVVKVLL, from the coding sequence ATGAAATATTTACTATTACTTTTCCTATTACTACAATTCAAGTTATCTGGGTTTTCTCAGGTAGAAAGCAAACAGTCTGGTTTATGGACAGATCCTACCACATGGGAAGGTGGGATTGTTCCAACCCAGACAGACAATGTAGTCATTTCTTCCACCCATCATGTTATTCTCGATACGATGAATACAAATAGTTATACAGTGGTTCAATTGTGTAACGATCTGACAGTGGAAGACAACGCACAGCTAAGTATTGGTCATAATGATGCGACCATTACAAAACGTATCCGAATTTTTGGTCACCTTCTTATCGATGGAGTCCTTTATAAAGGAGAAGACTTTGATGAGAATCCATTTATTTACAATACTAAAATAGAACTGGCTGTACAACAACAACCTACATCATTCTCTGGAAAAGGGGCTTTTAACTGCCTTTCCTTAAAACTTTATGCAGAAGGGGGAGAGAGAACTTTAAATATTGATCACCATTATATGAATATTGATGATGCTTTCTTTATCAAGTCAGTCGATAAACTGTTCGTCAATATTGCTGAGGACGCATACCTGAATGTAAAAGGGACATTGGGGGTAAATGGTCAGAGTTATACATATATAGATGATAATACTTCTGCTGAATTGACCAATGAAGGAGTGATCATGACCAATAATTTAGTTCTTGCTACAAAAAATGTAGACCCTGCACAGTATTCAAAACTAATAGTAAAAGGGAAGGGATTCCTCACCACTTCTAAAGTGAACAATGAAGACGGCTCAATCAAAAACACTGCGGCGTCTTTCCGTTTGGTATTAAAAGATGGAGGTACACTTCGTTTATTGGAAGTAGCGACCAACCCAAGAGATATTATTGATGATAACCTTTGGATAACGGTGATGACAGGGGGTGAAATTAGATCACACTACAAAGTAACGGCTTCAACTGATGATAATATAATAAATACGGTAGAAGAACACCGTCCATCGAATGGCTATGTAGTGGACGACAGCTTTAAAGAAGTATATGGAGCCACTTTTACAGGTGGATTGTATCACTTTACTGATGAGCCTTATTTAATTGAGGGAAAAGAAAAGTACAAAGAGATGGGCTCTACTACGATCAAAACAAAGGTATCTGCTGAACCAGGTAAAATGCAAGATTCATATCCCTTCCATATGACATGGGACGGATCGACAGATATGGTAGACGTAGTGAAAGACCCTTACTATCAACAACTTTTGTCTGATCCTTATTATACTGAACATGTTTTGTGGGTAACACCGAAGAAGCAAAAAGTGAAAAATGTTGTTTTCTATAAGTATGGAGCGTATAAATATGATCAATACTTTAAAGAACATGAAGAAGAATACTATGAGTTGGCAAAATATTTATTGGAGACTTACAGTACATCAGGTAAGAAGTTCTTGTTCCAGAACTGGGAAGGAGACTGGATGCTTAGAGGTCAGAGTAAATCATGGGAAAATGACCCTTCGTTAATCCCCGAAAATGTTGACGAACAGATAGAAGGTATGATTCGTTTGTTCCAAGCCCGTCAAAGAGGGGTTGATAGAGCAAGAGCCGAAGTACTGGAAACGAATGCAGAAATTATGCATGGTATTGAAATCAACAAACTTTGGACTAAAGTAGATGAGGAGCGAGTAACGATGATGGATCTTGATGTTCCTTGTTTAACGCATGATATTTTACCTCATGTGCGTACAGACTTTAACTCTTGGTCTTCTTATGATGGGGTTTGGCCAGAAGTAATTGATCAGTTCCCAGTTGGTATGTGGAAAGGTGTTGAGGTATTGGAATACTACACGAATGAGTCAGGTAGAATGGGTGATCAATCTCCAATACAATTAGGCGAATTTGGTATCAATGAGAATATGATTCATAATGATATCAAGACGATTGATAAAATAGAAGAAATGTACGACAAGTTAGTAGCTTGTGCCGTTGCTCAAAAATGGAATAATATCTTTGTATGGTCATTTTACAGTACAGATGTGAAGTCATATAACTTTGTAAAAGGCCAAGAATACTCAGCAGAAATGTTCTATCAATATTCTGATGGTAAGTGGGTTATAAATCCGGATGGTGATTTTGGAATTGGAGGGAAATATTTCCAAGAAGTCTTGAAGCCAGAAGTAATTACTGCAACCACATCAGGCAATTGGAGTGCTACTTCCACTTGGGACAAAAGAGTACCGACAAGCGAAGACCATGTAGTCATTCCTCAAAATATTGAAGTGGTTCTAGATGAGATCAATACCAATAGTAATACTGAGCTAACGATTGCTCAAAGGTTGAATGTAAAAGGAACTTTACAACTGGGACATGATGAGACACACACCAAAAATGTAAGAGTGAACGGAGACATTTTTGTAGATGGTACGATTGAAAAAGGTGCTTTTACTAAAAATGCAAGATTGTATCAGAAGTTGCCTTTACTGCATAATTCAGGTAAGGGAACAGGAAACATTGATGTGTTGACCTACAAATATTTTGGTGCTGATTATGATACAGCCTATTTAAAGATAGATCAGCAAAGCATACAAACTGAAGAACACTTTTTTATTAAGTCGGATAATAAAGTGGTTGCTGATATTCTAGAAAATACTAATGTGAGTGTGGGAAAACATTTCGCCCTGACAGGAAGTGCTATCAATTGGTTAGACCCAGATGCACAGGCAGAAGTAAATATTTACGGAGATATAACGGCGTTGAATGTCAACTTATTAACGCTTAATACTGATACCAGTAAGCCAAGCATATTGCGTTTAAAGTCTGGAGGACAGTTATCTGTTGACCAAGTGAATCAGCAAAGTCAGACGACATTGAATGGTGCAGCTACCTTTACTTTTGAAATAGAAAACGGAGGAATGTTTAATACCTCAAGTGCTACATTACATCCTTCAACGATTGTGGGTTATGATCCGAATTTTATTTTTACAGAGAGCAGTAATGCTAGATTAATTGACGATATCAGCTTGGATATCGCTCAACCAAGAGTCTTTTTACCAGAACGCTCGAATATGTTGCATATAGAAAATATAACAGACTCCTCAATGGATATCTTCTTATATGATATGAACGGACAGTTGGTGTTCTCTAAAGAAGGGATTGATAATTCCCAGAAAATACCATTACAAATGAATAAGGGTATCTATTTGATCAGGTATACACACGATGACCAAGAGAAGGTAGTGAAGGTGTTACTGTAA
- a CDS encoding carbohydrate binding domain-containing protein produces MKTLFALLLTALLSLPVAAQEWMYKPMKEISNTGFEKQAGPIKPISTFPGKGKKGVEGWYVKFSSSFVKESLKVTNKEAFKGDYSLQAKTNGQAKELYKGLLTHNPIKVKSPGRYRVSFWMKSSDPNARVKINVLLSKDENGQVTKKNNQGKPFTLVDAKPKAVDYKLGADWKMISRQVVLTKKDIEAGYEYINPALLLGETPNVTYYIDEFNVEYVMKKQAK; encoded by the coding sequence ATGAAAACATTATTCGCACTACTATTAACAGCATTATTATCTCTTCCTGTAGCGGCCCAGGAGTGGATGTATAAACCGATGAAAGAAATTTCGAATACTGGCTTTGAAAAACAAGCTGGACCCATAAAACCTATTTCAACTTTTCCGGGAAAAGGTAAAAAAGGAGTTGAAGGTTGGTATGTAAAGTTCTCGAGTTCGTTTGTAAAAGAGTCGTTGAAAGTAACCAACAAAGAAGCATTTAAAGGTGATTATTCACTACAAGCAAAAACAAACGGACAGGCAAAAGAACTATACAAGGGTTTATTAACGCATAATCCAATAAAAGTAAAAAGCCCTGGAAGATACAGAGTGTCCTTTTGGATGAAGTCATCTGATCCCAATGCAAGGGTTAAAATCAATGTTTTGTTGTCGAAAGATGAAAATGGACAAGTCACTAAAAAGAACAACCAAGGCAAGCCTTTTACTTTAGTGGATGCAAAGCCAAAAGCGGTAGATTATAAGTTAGGCGCTGATTGGAAAATGATTTCAAGACAGGTAGTCCTTACAAAAAAAGACATCGAAGCTGGTTATGAATACATCAATCCAGCATTATTATTAGGTGAAACACCTAACGTAACGTATTACATAGACGAATTTAATGTTGAATATGTAATGAAAAAACAAGCGAAGTAG
- a CDS encoding sulfatase family protein: MNSKFFQYLLITSIIGLWGCSKLPHQEKQKRPNIIFIMSDDHATQGISAYGGMLAEAFPDLTPNIDRLAKEGMIMRNTFCTNAICGPSRAAILTGKFSHVNGFFKNEKGGDFDGSQQTFPKLLQNAGYQTAVVGKWHLGSAPTGFDYSKVMLNHGGQGTYFNTVYLENGQDTVQENRYHSTRQVWEDAKKWLENGRDKEKPFMLMYQFKAPHRPWQPDPEFAHAFDKVKIPEPETFHDNYEGRQAAEDAWQRIDRNLNREDLKVHPQQEGLSKKELKKWYNAGNNNDVIWTPDQELQGKALKEWKYQKYMQDYLGCVKGVDHYIGQMLDYLDQNDLVENTIVIYTSDQGFYLGEHGWFDKRFMYEESLRMPFLIRYPNHIAPNTESDKITMNVDFAPTILDYAGVEVPEDIQGESFKDIAEGNENVEWRDAMYYHYYEFPWWHHVQPHYGVRTDRYKLIHFYYNPEVAKGKVQNEWELFDLKEDPNELNNLYGEAGYEELTASLQDKLLELQREYKEDNMQEMMYKTDARIKRKYKKGF; this comes from the coding sequence ATGAACTCAAAATTTTTTCAATACCTTTTAATTACCTCAATTATTGGTCTATGGGGTTGTTCAAAACTTCCTCATCAGGAGAAACAAAAAAGACCAAATATTATTTTCATCATGAGTGATGACCACGCCACTCAGGGTATCAGTGCATATGGTGGAATGTTGGCAGAAGCCTTTCCTGATCTTACTCCAAATATTGACCGTTTGGCCAAAGAAGGAATGATTATGAGAAATACGTTTTGTACCAATGCCATTTGTGGCCCTTCAAGAGCTGCAATTTTAACTGGTAAATTTTCACATGTGAATGGATTCTTTAAGAATGAGAAAGGTGGAGATTTTGATGGTTCACAACAGACATTCCCGAAATTATTACAGAATGCAGGTTACCAAACAGCAGTAGTTGGTAAGTGGCATTTAGGTTCAGCACCAACAGGTTTCGATTACTCGAAAGTAATGTTAAACCATGGTGGACAAGGTACTTATTTCAATACGGTATACTTAGAAAACGGTCAAGATACCGTACAGGAAAACCGTTACCATTCAACTCGTCAGGTTTGGGAAGATGCGAAGAAATGGTTAGAGAATGGTAGAGATAAAGAAAAGCCGTTTATGTTGATGTATCAATTTAAAGCACCTCATAGACCATGGCAACCAGACCCTGAGTTTGCTCACGCTTTTGATAAAGTGAAAATTCCTGAGCCAGAGACTTTCCATGACAATTACGAAGGACGTCAGGCGGCAGAAGATGCTTGGCAAAGAATTGATAGAAACTTAAACAGAGAAGATTTAAAAGTACATCCTCAACAAGAAGGTTTATCAAAAAAAGAACTTAAGAAATGGTACAACGCTGGAAATAACAATGATGTGATATGGACGCCAGACCAAGAGTTACAAGGTAAAGCACTTAAAGAATGGAAGTACCAAAAGTATATGCAAGATTACCTTGGTTGTGTAAAAGGAGTGGATCATTACATCGGTCAAATGTTAGATTATTTAGATCAAAATGACTTAGTAGAAAATACGATCGTTATTTACACTTCAGACCAAGGATTCTATTTAGGTGAGCATGGGTGGTTTGATAAGCGTTTTATGTATGAAGAATCATTGCGTATGCCGTTCTTAATTAGATACCCGAATCATATCGCACCAAATACTGAATCGGATAAAATTACCATGAACGTAGACTTTGCACCCACTATCTTAGATTATGCAGGTGTTGAAGTTCCAGAAGATATTCAAGGAGAATCTTTCAAAGATATTGCAGAAGGTAACGAAAATGTAGAATGGAGAGATGCAATGTACTACCATTATTACGAGTTTCCTTGGTGGCACCATGTTCAACCACATTACGGTGTAAGAACAGACCGCTACAAGTTAATTCACTTCTACTATAACCCTGAAGTAGCAAAAGGAAAAGTGCAAAACGAATGGGAGTTATTTGACCTTAAAGAAGATCCGAATGAGTTGAACAACTTATATGGTGAAGCAGGTTATGAAGAATTAACGGCATCATTACAAGATAAATTGTTGGAACTTCAGAGAGAATACAAAGAAGACAACATGCAAGAAATGATGTATAAAACAGACGCCAGAATAAAAAGAAAATACAAGAAAGGATTTTAA
- a CDS encoding DUF427 domain-containing protein, whose product MKKAIWNGTVLAESNDTIEVEGNAYFPPSSIKKEYFTETSTNTTCPWKGTASYYTIEIDGQKNVDAAWFYKQPSAKASQIKDYVAFWKGVEVV is encoded by the coding sequence ATGAAAAAAGCCATTTGGAACGGAACAGTTTTAGCTGAAAGTAATGATACCATCGAAGTAGAAGGAAATGCTTATTTTCCTCCTTCCTCAATTAAGAAAGAGTATTTTACAGAAACATCTACCAATACAACCTGCCCTTGGAAAGGAACGGCATCCTATTATACCATCGAGATTGATGGTCAGAAAAATGTAGACGCTGCATGGTTCTACAAACAACCAAGTGCCAAAGCCAGTCAGATAAAAGATTACGTCGCCTTTTGGAAAGGTGTAGAAGTGGTATAG